One genomic region from Drosophila busckii strain San Diego stock center, stock number 13000-0081.31 chromosome 3R, ASM1175060v1, whole genome shotgun sequence encodes:
- the LOC108602285 gene encoding phosphoribosyl pyrophosphate synthase-associated protein 2 isoform X2, which produces MSKRRLGSVRPPKRCRSDMDNTSTSDIVIINGNSHPDLANMVAERMGIKNGGCSVFHKSNRETIVEISDSVRGKDIYIIQTGTKDANNNIMELLIMAYACKTSSARSIVGVIPYLPYSKQCKMRKRGCIVSKLLAKMMCTSGLTHIITMDLHQKEIQGFFDIPVDNLRASPFLLQYIQESIPDYRNSVIVARNPGVAKKANSYAERLRLGLAVIHGEQKEAESDEVDGRYSPPPTRAYCNLLGNSVEMCLPTVNRNSTPQHAPMNSRTRTTSVSVGVPEHPVKVKPPLTIVGDVNGRIAIMVDDLIDDVQAFVAAAEMLKENGAGKVYVLATHGLLSSDAPRLLEESVIDEVVVTNTIPHEIQKLQCQKIKTIDISILIAEAIRRIHNKESMSYLFRNVTLED; this is translated from the exons ATGTCCAAACGCAG ATTAGGAAGCGTGCGACCGCCAAAGCGCTGCCGAAGCGACATGGACAACACATCGACCTCGGACATTGTCATTATCAATGGCAACTCGCATCCGGATCTGGCCAACATGGTGGCCGAACGCATGGGCATCAAAAACGGCGGCTGCTCCGTCTTCCACAAATCCAATCGTGAGACTATTGTCGAAATAAGTGACTCTGTGCGTGGCAAGGACATCTACATCATTCAAACAGGCACTAA agatgccaacaacaacataatgGAGCTGCTTATTATGGCCTATGCGTGCAAGACATCCTCAGCTCGTTCGATAGTCGGTGTCATTCCGTATTTGCCATACTCGAAGCAGTGCAAGATGCGCAAACGCGGCTGCATTGTGtccaagctgctggccaagatGATGTGCACCTCGGGCCTGACACACATTATCACAATGGATCTGCATCAGAAGGAGATACAGGGCTTCTTCGATATACCCGTGGACAACTTACGTGCCTCCCCATTCTTGCTGCAGTACATACAAGAGAGC ATACCCGACTATCGCAATTCTGTGATTGTGGCGCGCAATCCGGGAGTTGCCAAAAAGGCTAATTCTTATGCAGAACGCTTGCGTCTCGGCCTGGCTGTCATACATGGCGAACAGAAGGAGGCCGAAAGCGATGAGGTTGATGGCAGATACTCACCGCCGCCCACCAG GGCgtattgcaatttgttaggAAATTCGGTTGAAATGTGCTTACCAACGGTTAATAG AAACTCTACTCCACAACATGCGCCCATGAACAGTCGCACGCGCACCACATCCGTTTCGGTGGGCGTGCCCGAGCATCCGGTTAAGGTGAAGCCGCCGCTTACGATCGTCGGTGATGTTAATGGTCGCATTGCCATCATGGTG GACGATCTGATAGATGATGTGCAAGcctttgtggctgctgctgagatGCTGAAGGAAAATGGTGCCGGCAAGGTCTATGTGCTGGCCACACACGGTCTGTTGAGCTCTGATGCACCACGCTTACTGGAGGAGTCGGTGATCGATGAG GTTGTTGTCACCAATACCATTCCACATGAGATTCAAAAGCTGCAGTGCCAGAAGATTAAGAccatcgatatatcgatactGATCGCCGAGGCCATACGTCGCATACACAATAAGGAGTCCATGTCATATCTGTTTCGCAATGTCACGCTGGAGGACTAA
- the LOC108602285 gene encoding phosphoribosyl pyrophosphate synthase-associated protein 2 isoform X3: MLLQRNKLGSVRPPKRCRSDMDNTSTSDIVIINGNSHPDLANMVAERMGIKNGGCSVFHKSNRETIVEISDSVRGKDIYIIQTGTKDANNNIMELLIMAYACKTSSARSIVGVIPYLPYSKQCKMRKRGCIVSKLLAKMMCTSGLTHIITMDLHQKEIQGFFDIPVDNLRASPFLLQYIQESIPDYRNSVIVARNPGVAKKANSYAERLRLGLAVIHGEQKEAESDEVDGRYSPPPTRNSTPQHAPMNSRTRTTSVSVGVPEHPVKVKPPLTIVGDVNGRIAIMVDDLIDDVQAFVAAAEMLKENGAGKVYVLATHGLLSSDAPRLLEESVIDEVVVTNTIPHEIQKLQCQKIKTIDISILIAEAIRRIHNKESMSYLFRNVTLED; the protein is encoded by the exons ATGCTACTGCAAAGAAACAA ATTAGGAAGCGTGCGACCGCCAAAGCGCTGCCGAAGCGACATGGACAACACATCGACCTCGGACATTGTCATTATCAATGGCAACTCGCATCCGGATCTGGCCAACATGGTGGCCGAACGCATGGGCATCAAAAACGGCGGCTGCTCCGTCTTCCACAAATCCAATCGTGAGACTATTGTCGAAATAAGTGACTCTGTGCGTGGCAAGGACATCTACATCATTCAAACAGGCACTAA agatgccaacaacaacataatgGAGCTGCTTATTATGGCCTATGCGTGCAAGACATCCTCAGCTCGTTCGATAGTCGGTGTCATTCCGTATTTGCCATACTCGAAGCAGTGCAAGATGCGCAAACGCGGCTGCATTGTGtccaagctgctggccaagatGATGTGCACCTCGGGCCTGACACACATTATCACAATGGATCTGCATCAGAAGGAGATACAGGGCTTCTTCGATATACCCGTGGACAACTTACGTGCCTCCCCATTCTTGCTGCAGTACATACAAGAGAGC ATACCCGACTATCGCAATTCTGTGATTGTGGCGCGCAATCCGGGAGTTGCCAAAAAGGCTAATTCTTATGCAGAACGCTTGCGTCTCGGCCTGGCTGTCATACATGGCGAACAGAAGGAGGCCGAAAGCGATGAGGTTGATGGCAGATACTCACCGCCGCCCACCAG AAACTCTACTCCACAACATGCGCCCATGAACAGTCGCACGCGCACCACATCCGTTTCGGTGGGCGTGCCCGAGCATCCGGTTAAGGTGAAGCCGCCGCTTACGATCGTCGGTGATGTTAATGGTCGCATTGCCATCATGGTG GACGATCTGATAGATGATGTGCAAGcctttgtggctgctgctgagatGCTGAAGGAAAATGGTGCCGGCAAGGTCTATGTGCTGGCCACACACGGTCTGTTGAGCTCTGATGCACCACGCTTACTGGAGGAGTCGGTGATCGATGAG GTTGTTGTCACCAATACCATTCCACATGAGATTCAAAAGCTGCAGTGCCAGAAGATTAAGAccatcgatatatcgatactGATCGCCGAGGCCATACGTCGCATACACAATAAGGAGTCCATGTCATATCTGTTTCGCAATGTCACGCTGGAGGACTAA
- the LOC108602290 gene encoding cytosolic carboxypeptidase 6 encodes MLGIACDPLEHTSMYERGSDDSEDSDGEGGLGNVSRVIIRPPGQSGKAKRGHLCFDAAFETGNLGKAELVGDFEYDLFLRPDTCNPRFRFWFNFTVDNVKQDQRVIFNIVNISKSRNLFNSGLTPLVKSSSRPKWQRLPKRQVFFYRSAMHQGHYVLSFGFHFDKEEDVYMFALAMPYSYSRLQSYLNVIDSRQGSEKRYTRCVLVKSLQNRNVDMLTIDHVTQSQRSTNRLERSFIRVIVILCRSHSSEAPASHVCQGLIEFLVGNHPIAQVLRENFVFKIVPMVNPDGVFLGNNRCNLMGQDMNRNWHVASEFTQPELHAIRNVLKELDNSDTYQIDFVLDLHANSSMHGCFIYGNTYEDVYRYERHLVFPRLFASNAPDYIAEHTMFNADERKLGSLRRYCCERLSDTVNAYTLEVSMAGHFLRDGKTISLYNEDGYHRVGRNLARTLLQYYRFINVLPVPLVPELRMRSKRRGRARAHQSRSRSKSRYEVKLRPRTTRCHAPIAYTNLSICYDSTGAAGGYSSDEGGFSPTRAMPIAPGSSCFSGYRSQRRAATASCAAHDQYSLGLGLSELGLSGSRGKRAMELPGNVNVPPKPYLSIIDLNQLTRGSLMLKASSFDADERR; translated from the exons ATGCTGGGCATAGCATGTGATCCGTTGGAGCATACGAGCATGTATGAGCGTGGCTCAGATg ATAGCGAGGACAGCGATGGCGAAGGTGGCCTGGGCAATGTCTCGCGCGTCATTATACGTCCGCCTGGGCAGAGCGGCAAGGCGAAGCGTGGACATTTGTGCTTCGACGCTGCCTTCGAGACGGGCAATCTGGGCAAAGCGGAGCTCGTGGGCGATTTCGAATACGATTTGTTTTTGCGTCCGGATACTTGCAATCCACGTTTTCGCTTCTGGTTCAATTTTACCGTCGATAATGTGAAACAAGATCAGCGTGTAATCTTCAATATAGTGAACATAAGCAAGAGTCGCAATCTGTTCAACTCAGGCCTGACGCCGCTGGTCAAATCCTCGAGTCGTCCCAAGTGGCAGCGACTGCCGAAGCGTCAAGTGTTCTTCTACCGCTCAGCCATGCATCAGGGACATTATGTGCTGAGCTTTGGCTTTCACTTCGACAAGGAGGAGGatgtgtatatgtttgctCTGGCCATGCCTTACAGCTACTCCCGACTGCAGTCGTATTTGAATGTCATAGACTCGCGTCAAGGCAGCGAGAAGCGTTATACGCGTTGTGTGCTGGTCAAGTCACTG CAAAATCGCAATGTGGACATGCTGACAATTGATCATGTGACGCAGAGTCAACGTTCGACGAATCGCTTGGAGCGCAGCTTTATACGCGTCATAGTTATACTTTGCCGCTCGCATTCGAGTGAAGCACCCGCCTCGCATGTCTGCCAGGGCCTGATTGAGTTCCTTGTGGGCAATCATCCTATAGCGCAGGTGCTGCGCGAAAACTTTGTGTTCAAAATTGTGCCCATGGTGAATCCGGATGGCGTCTTCCTAGGCAACAATCGCTGCAATCTAATGGGCCAGGATATGAATCGCAATTGGCATGTCGCCTCGGAGTTTACACAGCCCGAACTTCATGCCATACGCAATGTGCTAAAAGAATTGGATAATAGCGAt aCATATCAAATAGACTTTGTGCTGGATTTGCATGCGAACAGCAGCATGCATGGCTGCTTTATCTATGGCAACACCTATGAGGATGTCTATCGCTATGAGCGGCATTTGGTATTTCCGCGTTTGTTTGCCAGCAATGCGCCAGACTATATAGCCGAGCATACGATGTTTAATGCTGATGAACGCAAGCTGGGCAGCCTGCGTCGCTACTGCTGCGAGCGCTTGAGTGATACAGTTAATGCGTATACGCTGGAGGTATCCATGGCGGGTCATTTTCTACGCGATGGCAAAACCATATCGCTCTACAATGAGGATGGCT ATCATCGCGTTGGACGCAATCTGGCGCGCACTTTGCTGCAGTATTATCGCTTTATCAATGTGCTGCCCGTGCCGCTGGTGCCGGAGCTGCGCATGCGTAGCAAGCGACGTGGCCGAGCACGCGCTCATCAGAGCCGCTCGCGTTCCAAGTCGCGCTATGAAGTGAAGCTGCGTCCGCGCACAACCAGATGCCATGCGCCCATTGCCTATACCAATCTAAGCATCTGCTATGACTCCACAGGCGCTGCTGGCGGTTACTCCTCGGATGAGGGCGGCTTTTCGCCTACACGTGCTATGCCCATAGCGccgggcagcagctgctttagcgGCTATCGCAGTCAGCGTCGTGCTGCCACCGCCAGCTGCGCTGCACATGATCAGTATTCCCTGGGACTGGGCTTGAGCGAACTAGGCTTAAGTGGCAGTCGTGGCAAGCGTGCCATGGAGTTGCCCGGCAATGTGAATGTGCCGCCCAAGCCATATCTGTCTATAATCGATCTGAATCAGCTGACGCGTGGTAGTCTTATGTTAAAGGCGAGCAGCTTCGATGCGGACGAGCGGCGTTAG
- the LOC108602285 gene encoding phosphoribosyl pyrophosphate synthase-associated protein 2 isoform X4 — MDNTSTSDIVIINGNSHPDLANMVAERMGIKNGGCSVFHKSNRETIVEISDSVRGKDIYIIQTGTKDANNNIMELLIMAYACKTSSARSIVGVIPYLPYSKQCKMRKRGCIVSKLLAKMMCTSGLTHIITMDLHQKEIQGFFDIPVDNLRASPFLLQYIQESIPDYRNSVIVARNPGVAKKANSYAERLRLGLAVIHGEQKEAESDEVDGRYSPPPTRAYCNLLGNSVEMCLPTVNRNSTPQHAPMNSRTRTTSVSVGVPEHPVKVKPPLTIVGDVNGRIAIMVDDLIDDVQAFVAAAEMLKENGAGKVYVLATHGLLSSDAPRLLEESVIDEVVVTNTIPHEIQKLQCQKIKTIDISILIAEAIRRIHNKESMSYLFRNVTLED, encoded by the exons ATGGACAACACATCGACCTCGGACATTGTCATTATCAATGGCAACTCGCATCCGGATCTGGCCAACATGGTGGCCGAACGCATGGGCATCAAAAACGGCGGCTGCTCCGTCTTCCACAAATCCAATCGTGAGACTATTGTCGAAATAAGTGACTCTGTGCGTGGCAAGGACATCTACATCATTCAAACAGGCACTAA agatgccaacaacaacataatgGAGCTGCTTATTATGGCCTATGCGTGCAAGACATCCTCAGCTCGTTCGATAGTCGGTGTCATTCCGTATTTGCCATACTCGAAGCAGTGCAAGATGCGCAAACGCGGCTGCATTGTGtccaagctgctggccaagatGATGTGCACCTCGGGCCTGACACACATTATCACAATGGATCTGCATCAGAAGGAGATACAGGGCTTCTTCGATATACCCGTGGACAACTTACGTGCCTCCCCATTCTTGCTGCAGTACATACAAGAGAGC ATACCCGACTATCGCAATTCTGTGATTGTGGCGCGCAATCCGGGAGTTGCCAAAAAGGCTAATTCTTATGCAGAACGCTTGCGTCTCGGCCTGGCTGTCATACATGGCGAACAGAAGGAGGCCGAAAGCGATGAGGTTGATGGCAGATACTCACCGCCGCCCACCAG GGCgtattgcaatttgttaggAAATTCGGTTGAAATGTGCTTACCAACGGTTAATAG AAACTCTACTCCACAACATGCGCCCATGAACAGTCGCACGCGCACCACATCCGTTTCGGTGGGCGTGCCCGAGCATCCGGTTAAGGTGAAGCCGCCGCTTACGATCGTCGGTGATGTTAATGGTCGCATTGCCATCATGGTG GACGATCTGATAGATGATGTGCAAGcctttgtggctgctgctgagatGCTGAAGGAAAATGGTGCCGGCAAGGTCTATGTGCTGGCCACACACGGTCTGTTGAGCTCTGATGCACCACGCTTACTGGAGGAGTCGGTGATCGATGAG GTTGTTGTCACCAATACCATTCCACATGAGATTCAAAAGCTGCAGTGCCAGAAGATTAAGAccatcgatatatcgatactGATCGCCGAGGCCATACGTCGCATACACAATAAGGAGTCCATGTCATATCTGTTTCGCAATGTCACGCTGGAGGACTAA
- the LOC108602285 gene encoding phosphoribosyl pyrophosphate synthase-associated protein 2 isoform X1 — protein MLLQRNKLGSVRPPKRCRSDMDNTSTSDIVIINGNSHPDLANMVAERMGIKNGGCSVFHKSNRETIVEISDSVRGKDIYIIQTGTKDANNNIMELLIMAYACKTSSARSIVGVIPYLPYSKQCKMRKRGCIVSKLLAKMMCTSGLTHIITMDLHQKEIQGFFDIPVDNLRASPFLLQYIQESIPDYRNSVIVARNPGVAKKANSYAERLRLGLAVIHGEQKEAESDEVDGRYSPPPTRAYCNLLGNSVEMCLPTVNRNSTPQHAPMNSRTRTTSVSVGVPEHPVKVKPPLTIVGDVNGRIAIMVDDLIDDVQAFVAAAEMLKENGAGKVYVLATHGLLSSDAPRLLEESVIDEVVVTNTIPHEIQKLQCQKIKTIDISILIAEAIRRIHNKESMSYLFRNVTLED, from the exons ATGCTACTGCAAAGAAACAA ATTAGGAAGCGTGCGACCGCCAAAGCGCTGCCGAAGCGACATGGACAACACATCGACCTCGGACATTGTCATTATCAATGGCAACTCGCATCCGGATCTGGCCAACATGGTGGCCGAACGCATGGGCATCAAAAACGGCGGCTGCTCCGTCTTCCACAAATCCAATCGTGAGACTATTGTCGAAATAAGTGACTCTGTGCGTGGCAAGGACATCTACATCATTCAAACAGGCACTAA agatgccaacaacaacataatgGAGCTGCTTATTATGGCCTATGCGTGCAAGACATCCTCAGCTCGTTCGATAGTCGGTGTCATTCCGTATTTGCCATACTCGAAGCAGTGCAAGATGCGCAAACGCGGCTGCATTGTGtccaagctgctggccaagatGATGTGCACCTCGGGCCTGACACACATTATCACAATGGATCTGCATCAGAAGGAGATACAGGGCTTCTTCGATATACCCGTGGACAACTTACGTGCCTCCCCATTCTTGCTGCAGTACATACAAGAGAGC ATACCCGACTATCGCAATTCTGTGATTGTGGCGCGCAATCCGGGAGTTGCCAAAAAGGCTAATTCTTATGCAGAACGCTTGCGTCTCGGCCTGGCTGTCATACATGGCGAACAGAAGGAGGCCGAAAGCGATGAGGTTGATGGCAGATACTCACCGCCGCCCACCAG GGCgtattgcaatttgttaggAAATTCGGTTGAAATGTGCTTACCAACGGTTAATAG AAACTCTACTCCACAACATGCGCCCATGAACAGTCGCACGCGCACCACATCCGTTTCGGTGGGCGTGCCCGAGCATCCGGTTAAGGTGAAGCCGCCGCTTACGATCGTCGGTGATGTTAATGGTCGCATTGCCATCATGGTG GACGATCTGATAGATGATGTGCAAGcctttgtggctgctgctgagatGCTGAAGGAAAATGGTGCCGGCAAGGTCTATGTGCTGGCCACACACGGTCTGTTGAGCTCTGATGCACCACGCTTACTGGAGGAGTCGGTGATCGATGAG GTTGTTGTCACCAATACCATTCCACATGAGATTCAAAAGCTGCAGTGCCAGAAGATTAAGAccatcgatatatcgatactGATCGCCGAGGCCATACGTCGCATACACAATAAGGAGTCCATGTCATATCTGTTTCGCAATGTCACGCTGGAGGACTAA
- the LOC108602285 gene encoding phosphoribosyl pyrophosphate synthase-associated protein 2 isoform X5: protein MSKRRLGSVRPPKRCRSDMDNTSTSDIVIINGNSHPDLANMVAERMGIKNGGCSVFHKSNRETIVEISDSVRGKDIYIIQTGTKDANNNIMELLIMAYACKTSSARSIVGVIPYLPYSKQCKMRKRGCIVSKLLAKMMCTSGLTHIITMDLHQKEIQGFFDIPVDNLRASPFLLQYIQESIPDYRNSVIVARNPGVAKKANSYAERLRLGLAVIHGEQKEAESDEVDGRYSPPPTRNSTPQHAPMNSRTRTTSVSVGVPEHPVKVKPPLTIVGDVNGRIAIMVDDLIDDVQAFVAAAEMLKENGAGKVYVLATHGLLSSDAPRLLEESVIDEVVVTNTIPHEIQKLQCQKIKTIDISILIAEAIRRIHNKESMSYLFRNVTLED from the exons ATGTCCAAACGCAG ATTAGGAAGCGTGCGACCGCCAAAGCGCTGCCGAAGCGACATGGACAACACATCGACCTCGGACATTGTCATTATCAATGGCAACTCGCATCCGGATCTGGCCAACATGGTGGCCGAACGCATGGGCATCAAAAACGGCGGCTGCTCCGTCTTCCACAAATCCAATCGTGAGACTATTGTCGAAATAAGTGACTCTGTGCGTGGCAAGGACATCTACATCATTCAAACAGGCACTAA agatgccaacaacaacataatgGAGCTGCTTATTATGGCCTATGCGTGCAAGACATCCTCAGCTCGTTCGATAGTCGGTGTCATTCCGTATTTGCCATACTCGAAGCAGTGCAAGATGCGCAAACGCGGCTGCATTGTGtccaagctgctggccaagatGATGTGCACCTCGGGCCTGACACACATTATCACAATGGATCTGCATCAGAAGGAGATACAGGGCTTCTTCGATATACCCGTGGACAACTTACGTGCCTCCCCATTCTTGCTGCAGTACATACAAGAGAGC ATACCCGACTATCGCAATTCTGTGATTGTGGCGCGCAATCCGGGAGTTGCCAAAAAGGCTAATTCTTATGCAGAACGCTTGCGTCTCGGCCTGGCTGTCATACATGGCGAACAGAAGGAGGCCGAAAGCGATGAGGTTGATGGCAGATACTCACCGCCGCCCACCAG AAACTCTACTCCACAACATGCGCCCATGAACAGTCGCACGCGCACCACATCCGTTTCGGTGGGCGTGCCCGAGCATCCGGTTAAGGTGAAGCCGCCGCTTACGATCGTCGGTGATGTTAATGGTCGCATTGCCATCATGGTG GACGATCTGATAGATGATGTGCAAGcctttgtggctgctgctgagatGCTGAAGGAAAATGGTGCCGGCAAGGTCTATGTGCTGGCCACACACGGTCTGTTGAGCTCTGATGCACCACGCTTACTGGAGGAGTCGGTGATCGATGAG GTTGTTGTCACCAATACCATTCCACATGAGATTCAAAAGCTGCAGTGCCAGAAGATTAAGAccatcgatatatcgatactGATCGCCGAGGCCATACGTCGCATACACAATAAGGAGTCCATGTCATATCTGTTTCGCAATGTCACGCTGGAGGACTAA
- the LOC108602285 gene encoding phosphoribosyl pyrophosphate synthase-associated protein 2 isoform X6, protein MLLQRNKLGSVRPPKRCRSDMDNTSTSDIVIINGNSHPDLANMVAERMGIKNGGCSVFHKSNRETIVEISDSVRGKDIYIIQTGTKDANNNIMELLIMAYACKTSSARSIVGVIPYLPYSKQCKMRKRGCIVSKLLAKMMCTSGLTHIITMDLHQKEIQGFFDIPVDNLRASPFLLQYIQESIPDYRNSVIVARNPGVAKKANSYAERLRLGLAVIHGEQKEAESDEVDGRYSPPPTSRTRTTSVSVGVPEHPVKVKPPLTIVGDVNGRIAIMVDDLIDDVQAFVAAAEMLKENGAGKVYVLATHGLLSSDAPRLLEESVIDEVVVTNTIPHEIQKLQCQKIKTIDISILIAEAIRRIHNKESMSYLFRNVTLED, encoded by the exons ATGCTACTGCAAAGAAACAA ATTAGGAAGCGTGCGACCGCCAAAGCGCTGCCGAAGCGACATGGACAACACATCGACCTCGGACATTGTCATTATCAATGGCAACTCGCATCCGGATCTGGCCAACATGGTGGCCGAACGCATGGGCATCAAAAACGGCGGCTGCTCCGTCTTCCACAAATCCAATCGTGAGACTATTGTCGAAATAAGTGACTCTGTGCGTGGCAAGGACATCTACATCATTCAAACAGGCACTAA agatgccaacaacaacataatgGAGCTGCTTATTATGGCCTATGCGTGCAAGACATCCTCAGCTCGTTCGATAGTCGGTGTCATTCCGTATTTGCCATACTCGAAGCAGTGCAAGATGCGCAAACGCGGCTGCATTGTGtccaagctgctggccaagatGATGTGCACCTCGGGCCTGACACACATTATCACAATGGATCTGCATCAGAAGGAGATACAGGGCTTCTTCGATATACCCGTGGACAACTTACGTGCCTCCCCATTCTTGCTGCAGTACATACAAGAGAGC ATACCCGACTATCGCAATTCTGTGATTGTGGCGCGCAATCCGGGAGTTGCCAAAAAGGCTAATTCTTATGCAGAACGCTTGCGTCTCGGCCTGGCTGTCATACATGGCGAACAGAAGGAGGCCGAAAGCGATGAGGTTGATGGCAGATACTCACCGCCGCCCACCAG TCGCACGCGCACCACATCCGTTTCGGTGGGCGTGCCCGAGCATCCGGTTAAGGTGAAGCCGCCGCTTACGATCGTCGGTGATGTTAATGGTCGCATTGCCATCATGGTG GACGATCTGATAGATGATGTGCAAGcctttgtggctgctgctgagatGCTGAAGGAAAATGGTGCCGGCAAGGTCTATGTGCTGGCCACACACGGTCTGTTGAGCTCTGATGCACCACGCTTACTGGAGGAGTCGGTGATCGATGAG GTTGTTGTCACCAATACCATTCCACATGAGATTCAAAAGCTGCAGTGCCAGAAGATTAAGAccatcgatatatcgatactGATCGCCGAGGCCATACGTCGCATACACAATAAGGAGTCCATGTCATATCTGTTTCGCAATGTCACGCTGGAGGACTAA